GAGCTCCGCCATCCGAAGCAGCAACCGGTTGTACGTCCGCTGCAGATAAGCCCCGTGGTCGAGCGAAGCCACATCTTCCGCGCTGACGCTTTTCAGATCCGCTCCCGAACTGAATCCTGGCCCGTTGCCGCGAAGCAGGATACAACGTACGTCCGCGTCCTCCGCCGCGCGGTTGAGCGCGTCAAACAGTTCTTCATGCATCTGCAGATTGAACGCATTGAACACTTCTGGCCGGTTGAGTGTGACAGTCGCCAATTGATTCGCTTTCTCAAACAAAACGGTCTCGTACATTTCGCTCTCCCCTCTCCTCTTGCGCCTATTGGTTTACAGTCTACGATCCTTCGTCCTACTTCCGGCACCATCTTCCGACCGGACGGTAGGCAATCCACCTTTTAACATGGCAGATCGCACCCACTTACATAATAATACGCTTTACCGTACTCTTGCAGTCCTCCGCTGAGGCAGGCAAGCGGGTCTCGAACACGCCATCAGGCGGCGCATTCGAGACTGGTCGATCCATGCGCTCGGCAACATGGAGTACAACACTACGAATTTTGGGTACCCACACAGGCAAGCCTTTTCTCCTACAAATTACGTGTTCAGCCACCTTGCCAGCCAGGTGAACAGGAACCGCCAGACAAACAGCAGCACAAACGTCGAGATCATTGCCACTACAAGAAACGGCACCTTAATCCCCTTTCCCAAAAAGAGTGCCCGCAGCGCCAAACCGGCCGGGATGGCGATTGCCCAAACGGGCAATGTCCGTTTGAACATCGCCGCAAACGTTTCGTAATGACGCATGTTGTACAGACCAAAAATGAGAGCAACCACACCCCACGCGATCATAAACGGAGCGGCCGTTTTCAGCGTTCCGCCCAGCGTGGTGAACGTCTTGTGTTCCGATTGCCCGATAAACGCAAACAGAATCAGCATCAGCAGGTCGCCGATCAGCAAAATCCACCGTTTCAACCATCATTCCTCCGTTCTCCACTCAACTTATTTTTGCTACGAGAATGATTGTACCACAAAACAAAAAAGAACCACCCGGCAATTCGGGTGGCAGTCACATCTCCTGCCGTTTCCGTTTCGCGATCGCTTTCAGTATGGCGATCAACACGCCGTAAACCGCGGTCGCCAGCAAGGCGACGAGAACCCCGCGCGGCGTGCGCAACGCCAGATACAGCAGCAGATGAAATACAAAAATCAGCGCCAGCCAAATCTCCATCCGGATCGTATCGATGAACCCCCAAAACGAATGCATCAACCGTTCACCTCCCATGCCGCAAAATCGACCGGGCCGCCGCCCAACCAGACCGCCGCCCGACTGGCCCGCTCAGGCCCACTTCCAGATCGCCTCGCACAACCGATCGATTCCCTTGACCACATTTTCGTAGGCGGTGGTCAACGACACCCGCACGTACCCCTCACCCGTCTCGCCAAACGCGGTACCGGGTGCCACCACCACCGAATACTCGTCCAGCAGCCGGTTGGCAAACTCAAGCGACGTCATTCCGCCGGGAACCGGCACCCAAAGATAGACGGCGCCTTGCGGTTTGTGAACATCCCAGTTGATCTGTTGGAACTTGCCGATCGCGTAATCCCGCCGCCGCTGGTACTCCCGCCGCATCTCGTCGCCGAACCGGCTGTGCCACACGTCGGTGAGCGCCGTTGCGCCAGCAAACTGAATCGGCGCGAACACGCCCGAGTTGATGTGACTTTGTACCACCAAAAGCGACTGGATCGCTTCCGCGTTCCCGACGGCAGCCCCCAGCCGCCAGCCCGCCATATTGAACGCTTTCGAAAACGTGAAAAATTCCACGCCGACCTGTTTCGCACCCTCATATTCCAGGAAACTGCGGGCACGTACCCCCTCGTATGTAATCTCGCAATAGGCGTTGTCGTAGCAGACGATCACCTGATTCTCCCGCGCAAACCGGATCGTATGTTCGATAAAATCGGCGGATGCCAACGCGCCGGTCGGGTTGTTCGGGTAATTGAGAAACAGCAATTTCGCCCGTTTCCGGATCTCCGCCGGAATCGCGCCGAGATCCGGCAGAAACCGATTTTCTTTCGTCAGCGGCATGCGGTACACCTGGCCGCCGGCAAAAAACACCCCGTCGTTGTAGGCCGGAAACGCCGGATCGGGCACCAGCCCGACATCCCCCTGCGAAATGTAGGCCAGCGAAATGTGAAACAGCCCTTCTTTCGAACCGATCAGGGCGAGCACCTCTTTTTCCGGATCGACCTCGACGCCGAACCGTTCCTTGTACCAGGCGGCGATTTTCTCCCGAAAAAACAGCGACCCACGAAACGCCGGATAATGGTGGTTTTCCGGATCGGCGGCCGTTTCCTGCAGCCGTTTCACCACTTCCGCCGGTGTCGGATGATCGGGATCCGCCTTGCCGAAATCGACGATGTCCGTTTTGCCGGCTTCCCGCATTTGATACACTTTCTCATCCAGTTGGGCAAAAATGTAGGGAGGCAGCCCGGCCAATTTTTCCGCTTTGCGCATCTGCATCCTCCTTCCCGGCTGTCACCACGCGGCCCAATCGCCCCCTTTCGGTGTGGGATACCGCCCCATAACACAGCCGGCAGCTGGCTGATGGGTAGTATTTCCTGAAAAACAAAGTGGCATGCCCATTTGAGCA
The Effusibacillus pohliae DSM 22757 DNA segment above includes these coding regions:
- a CDS encoding aminotransferase class I/II-fold pyridoxal phosphate-dependent enzyme, which produces MRKAEKLAGLPPYIFAQLDEKVYQMREAGKTDIVDFGKADPDHPTPAEVVKRLQETAADPENHHYPAFRGSLFFREKIAAWYKERFGVEVDPEKEVLALIGSKEGLFHISLAYISQGDVGLVPDPAFPAYNDGVFFAGGQVYRMPLTKENRFLPDLGAIPAEIRKRAKLLFLNYPNNPTGALASADFIEHTIRFARENQVIVCYDNAYCEITYEGVRARSFLEYEGAKQVGVEFFTFSKAFNMAGWRLGAAVGNAEAIQSLLVVQSHINSGVFAPIQFAGATALTDVWHSRFGDEMRREYQRRRDYAIGKFQQINWDVHKPQGAVYLWVPVPGGMTSLEFANRLLDEYSVVVAPGTAFGETGEGYVRVSLTTAYENVVKGIDRLCEAIWKWA
- a CDS encoding DUF3054 domain-containing protein; translated protein: MKRWILLIGDLLMLILFAFIGQSEHKTFTTLGGTLKTAAPFMIAWGVVALIFGLYNMRHYETFAAMFKRTLPVWAIAIPAGLALRALFLGKGIKVPFLVVAMISTFVLLFVWRFLFTWLARWLNT